One region of Citrus sinensis cultivar Valencia sweet orange chromosome 6, DVS_A1.0, whole genome shotgun sequence genomic DNA includes:
- the LOC102628446 gene encoding 3'-5' exonuclease-like — MAIAIELREVCPNPFRIIKLPNGLWKVRFWNDDIEATVTPKAGTAEFWIREICYHHRRRINKQELVVGLDTEWCLPSSENGHQKVAVLQLCVGRRCLVFQPCHNYGIPSALVEFLGDKRITFVGKEVAADATKLLQDYGLLVANVRDVSRMAANKYEDPVYLRFGLSKLVFNILNVGMEKPREITMSEWDREVLSEKQIQHAAIDGFVSCTLGVVLMKSVKQKQKRRMRKKSKKASFQIEREVEKQALLIKK, encoded by the coding sequence GTTTGTCCGAATCCATTCCGAATAATAAAATTGCCTAATGGTCTTTGGAAGGTCCGTTTCTGGAATGATGACATCGAAGCAACGGTGACTCCAAAAGCTGGAACAGCGGAGTTCTGGATAAGGGAGATATGCTACCATCATCGTCGTAGAATTAACAAACAAGAACTCGTAGTGGGGCTAGACACGGAATGGTGCTTGCCTTCCTCTGAGAACGGTCATCAGAAAGTGGCCGTCCTTCAGCTCTGCGTTGGGAGGAGATGCTTGGTGTTTCAACCGTGTCACAACTATGGAATCCCCTCAGCTCTTGTGGAGTTTCTTGGAGATAAAAGGATCACGTTTGTGGGAAAAGAAGTTGCGGCTGACGCCACAAAGCTGCTTCAAGATTATGGACTGCTTGTGGCAAATGTAAGGGATGTTTCCCGTATGGCTGCCAACAAATACGAGGACCCTGTGTATTTAAGATTTGGGCTAAGTAAACTagtgtttaatattttaaacgTTGGCATGGAAAAGCCTAGAGAAATTACAATGAGCGAATGGGATAGGGAGGTGCTGAGCGAGAAACAGATTCAGCATGCAGCCATTGATGGGTTTGTTTCGTGTACGTTGGGTGTTGTACTGATGAAGTCCGTCAAGCAGAAACAGAAGAGGAGAATGAggaagaaaagtaaaaaagctTCATTCCAAATCGAAAGGGAAGTAGAGAAGCAGgcattattaattaagaaatag